From Lolium perenne isolate Kyuss_39 chromosome 5, Kyuss_2.0, whole genome shotgun sequence, a single genomic window includes:
- the LOC127298933 gene encoding adenylate kinase isoenzyme 6 homolog translates to MAGRRASARARARPNVLVTGTPGTGKTTTCALLADAAAVAHVNIGDLVRDKGLHDGWDEGLDCHVINEDLVCDELEDKMEEGGMLVDYHGCDFFPERWFDLVVVLQTDNSILHDRLTSRGYMVAKLTNNIECEIFQVLLEEARDSYKEDLVMPLRSDNVEDISRNVGTLTDWINNWRPTSQ, encoded by the exons ATGGCGGGGAGGAGAGCCAGCGCCCGCGCCCGCGCGCGGCCCAACGTGCTGGTGACCGGGACGCCGGGGACGGGGAAGACGACCACCTGCGCCCTCCTCGCCGACGCCGCGGCCGTCGCCCACGTCAACATCGGTGACCTCGTCCGCGACAAGGGCCTCCACGACGGCTGGGACGAGGGCCTCGACTGCCACGTCATCAACGAGGACCTG GTTTGTGATGAGCTCGAGGACAAGATGGAAGAAGGTGGCATGCTTGTAGATTACCACGGATGCGATTTCTTTCCAGAACGTTGGTTTGACCTTGTAGTTGTACTTCAGACTGACAACTCAATACTGCATGATCGCTTGACAAGCAG aggTTATATGGTTGCCAAGCTCACAAACAACATAGAGTGTGAGATTTTTCAAGTGCTTCTGGAGGAGGCGAGGGATAGCTACAAAGAGGATCTGGTGATGCCATTGCGAAGTGACAATGTCGAGGATATTAGTAGGAACGTGGGTACGTTGACAGATTGGATAAACAACTGGAGACCAACATCCCAGTGA